Within Thermococcus indicus, the genomic segment CCTATAAAGCCTCAGAACCAAGTTGGACTTGGAAGTGTAGTTATGACTCGCTTGGAAAGCACTAGTGGGGCAATTATAGAGAAGCACCGCCAGTACATTGGGACAGGAGCTGGTTACGCATGGTATTACAAAGTCAAGCACAACGGTAGGGGCTATATTGATGTCTCTGTATTCAAATGGGTGCCTCTCGGAGGTTATCTCACAATAACAATAATGCCCGACATGACTACATACTCATTCAATGGGCACAATTTTAAACTATACTCAATGAAGTCTTTTGGCGTTGGTAACTACAGGTACAAAGTGGTTGTTGCAAATTACGATAGTTGGGTTAGTCTAGGTGGATGGTGGACCATGGGTGTGAAGTTTGATGCTGGGTATGGGACCCATGGGATTATAACTCTTGGAATGACAGAGTGGCCAATTCTAGACACTATACTCGAAAAATTGGGAATCAAAGGCAGGCTTACAAACAAAGGCAAAAAGTTACTAGAATTTGTTACTAAGGGTAGCACTAGTGCATTAGTTGATATAATTGGTTTGCTTTTAAGTGGCTATAATGTGGATGTTGCAATATTCAAGGAGGTGTAAAAATGATTGCGTTTCTTCTTTCTTTTTTATGTGGTGTTTTAGTCTCGGCAACATTGCTAACGGCACTTGTGGGAATATTTCTTGTAAAGCTTATAGATTTGAAATACCATGTGTTCTCTACATTCCGCGGGAATATGCTTTTCTTGGTAGGGGAATTATTTGGTGCAGGATTATGGTTTTTCATTTATGGTAATTCCTACTTTGAACAATGGCATACCATGTGGTGGGTTCCAGTGTCATTATTTGTTGCATTCTTGGTTAATACTGTGAGAACATTTTCTGGGAATCACAAAAATCTCCGGAGGGAGCCTGATGAAAAATACACCTAGCTCCGCAATTGCACTTCTTCTCTCAGGAGCGAACATAGATGCACTCATATTTGAGGAGGTGTGAAAGTGAAGATCAACAAGAACAATCTCTTTTTATATTTTTTAGGAGGGATACTGGCCGCTATAACTCCCTGGACTTCCCTGCTAATTGGAGTGGTTGTATATATCAAAAAGAATAGATATTATTCAGCGTTTAGTACAAGCGTGGCCTTTTTGCTTGGGGGGTATTTGGGGCACTTTTTGGATATCTTCTATTGGGTGGCACATTTTTGGCCTGGTGGACTTCCTCAGAGGGATTAAGCAGCATGTTAATCGGCATAAAATTGTGGGTTCCAGCATTGTTATTTGGGGTATCTGTGATTGGGATACTTAGGGCGGGTTTTCAAAAATACAAAGAAACTCGGAGGGGTACCGATGAGAATGGTCAGTAAATTGTTCCTCTGGTTTTTACTATTGTTCTTGTGGGGTATTGTTGTCTACTCTTATCAGATTGTAGGTTTTTACTGGATGATCGTTGTCCTAAATGGTGAGCTTTCGCGAATATGGTTGGCCGTGTTGGTGGCGGGATTGAGATTTGTTATCCAGTCTGCATTACTTTTGGGAATACTTAAACTGGTCCTGAAGATTCTACCAAGCTTGGAAACCTACTTAAAATCAACCATGCCACTTGCATTAGCTGGTATTACCGGATCAATATTGAGATTTTTCTACAATGGCTGGATTCCATTCAGGGTGATTATGGAACAGGTGGCTCTGATACTCGGGCTATTTATGGCTATGCTACTGCTAGGCAAACGAATTAGTTCCGGGAGAAAGTCTTACTTATCTTGCGTTTTAGCTGGGCTCTTGGTATTTTTGGTCCTTATCCCGATTCCTCTTTGACCTACGGTGGTGATAATGAAGCTCTACGGGACTGAAGTTCCTTTCATCTTATTTTTACGCTGGTGGATTGCCGAACTGGTTTTAGCACTCCTGGGGGGTTACTTTGGAAGTAATGGGTTTCATCCCGAGTCCCTTCTTGTCACGGGTTTTTACTGGCTGGGCTTCCCGGCCCTGATGTGGCTCATGTGCTCCGCCTACAGAGATTCGGAGTATTGCTCAAGGGAGAGCAGGGTATGGTTCGTGTTCTCTGCCGTTGTTCCTGCCTCCAACATCTTCGTGTGGGTTTTCGGGTTTTATCCGTACTCCACGGCAGTAATTTCGTTCCTCTGGACGCTCCTGCTCTTCAGGGTTGGGCTAGCGGTGGGGGCTGAAAAAACGCTTGGCCTGAATCGGGGCGAATAAAAATTGCCAGCCTCCTCAGGAGCTTTAGGGGAGCTTTCAAGGGAAAATGTAAAACAACAAAATCCATGATGCTGGCCATCTCCTACACAGGCATTGGTCTGTTTCTGAAGGCGGTTTATAAGGAACTTAGAGAATTACCTTAATTCTGGTAATTTTTGCCCTTCCGACTTTCCATAATGTGAAGGACAAGCCTCTTATCTCCTCCAGTAGAGTAAGTGTTGACAAAGAAAAAGGTGATCCAAAATGAAAGGCGAAATGAATGAAATGGAGAAAGGCGGAATGAAGGACCACGAAAAGATGGGTGGCATGAAGGGAATGAAAGGTAAAGGGAAAATGAAGGGCGGATGCAAGGGCCACGGCAAGGGAATGGGCAAAGGGCACCACGGCATGCACGGGATGAAAGGAATGGAAGAGCAAATGGAGTACTCCTACCTCCGCGAGGTAGAGACCGGCTTTGACGAGACTGTGACGAGGGTCAAGGAGGAGCTTAAGAAGGAGGGCTTTGGGGTCCTCAGCGAGGTCAGGGTTGACCGGCTTTTCAAGGAGAAGCTCGGTCTTGACATGAAGCCCTACGTTATCCTCGGCGCCTGCAACCCGAAGTTCTCAAGCCAGCTCGTAGGCATCGACATCAACAGCGGCTTGTTCCTTCCGTGCAACCTGGTAGTCTACGTGAAGGACGGAAAGACCTATGTGGGGCTTCTGCTCCCGACGAAGGCTATGAGCATAACCGGGAACGACGAGCTGTTGAAGGTCGCCTCAGAGGTTGAGGAGATACTGAAGGGTGTTGTGGAGGTAGTTTGAACTCCCGTTTTTCAAATTTCAAATAAAGAACGTTATATAGGTTCGGATAGAAAACTCCCTGGTGAGAAATATGGATGATGGAAGTATCCCTCCAAGTGGGGATGAGCGTAAGGAAGATGAAGAAGAAAAGAATGAAAAAAATACCCAACCCTCAAAGACACGATGATCATAAACATGAGCCCGTTGAAGTTCGGAGACATGGGGGAAACTCAAAGGAGCATAAAGGCAGGCATGAGGAACACATCGAACACGAAGAGCATGAAAAACACGAGCACAAAGAACACGAGATGGCCGCCCACGAGGAACACGCGGAACATGAAGAGCACAAACACGCCCATGAAGAACACGCCGGACACGAACACGAGGGGCACGAAGGACACAAGCACTCCCATGCGGAGCACCACAGGATGATGATGGAGGACTTCAAGAAGAGGTTCATAATTTCTGCGATACTCACGATTCCAATCCTGATTCTGTCCCCGCTGATACAGAGCTTTCTAGGATTTGAGCTGACTTTTCCGGGCGACCACTATGTCCTCTTCGGACTTTCGGCGGTGGTGTACTTCTACGGCGGCTGGCCCTTCCTGAAGGGCATAATGGACGAGCTGAAGAAAAAACTGCCCGGAATGATGACGCTGATAGCGCTGGCAATCACGGTTGCATTTTTCTACAGCGTTGCGGTGACCTTTGGCCTGCCGGGTAAGACCTTCTACTGGGAGCTGGCGACGCTTATTGACATCATGCTTCTCGGCCACTACATAGAGATGCGCTCCGTTCTCGGCGCTTCAAGGGCCCTGGAAGAGCTCATAAAGCTCATGCCGACGGAGGCCCACCTCGTGACACCCGATGGGATTAGGGACGTTCCGGTCAGCGAGCTGAAGAAGGGCGATATGGTCCTTGTCAAACCGGGTGAAAAGATACCCTCCGACGGCATCATAGTGGAGGGGGAGACCAGCATAAACGAGTCAATGCTCACAGGTGAGTCGAAGCCAGTCTATAAGAAACCGGGCGATGAAGTCATTGGAGGCTCCATAAACCTTGAGGGAGCGATAAAGGTCAGGATAGAGAAGACAGGAAAGGACACCTACCTGATGCAGGTCGTCGAGCTCGTCAGGCAGGCACAGGAGACAAGGTCAAGGACGCAGGATTTAGCTAATAGAGCAGCCTTCTACCTCACTCTCATAGCAATAACCGCCGGAACGATAACTCTCGGCACGTGGCTCTACCTCGGCAAGCCCTTCGTCTTCGCCCTTGAGAGAATGGTGACCGTCATGGTCATAACGTGCCCGCACGCTTTAGGCCTGGCGGTTCCGCTGGTCGTCTCGGTCTCGACGTCGATCTCGGCCAAGAAGGGAATCCTCATCAGGAACAGGGAGGCATTTGAAAGAGCGAAGGACGTGCAGGTCGTTGTCTTCGACAAGACCGGAACGCTGACCGAAGGCAAGTTCGAAGTGACTGACATAATAGCGCTGGACCAGCTCGGAGAGGAGGAGATCCTGAAGTATGCGGCGGCCCTGGAAGCCCAGTCCAGTCACCCGATAGCCCAGGGAATAGTCGAGAAAGCCAAGGAGCTCGGCCTTGAACCCTATGGGGTCAGCGAGTCGAAGGTTCTCCCCGGTAAGGGAGTCAGGGGAGTTATCAACGGCAAAGAAGTGTTCGTCGTGAGCCCCGGCTTCCTGAAGGAGAAGGGCCTGTGGAGCGAAGACGAGCGCGTTAAGGAAGTCCTTGAGCAGGGTAAGACCGTTGTCTTCCTGGTCCTTGATGGGGAGCTCGTTGGTGCTTTGGCCTTGGCGGATAGGATAAGGCCCGAGTCAAGGGAGGCCATTGAAAAGCTCCACGAGATGGGTATAAAGGCCTACATGCTCACGGGCGACAACGCCAAGGTCGCGAAGTGGGTGGCTGAAGAGCTCGGCTTAGATGGCTTCTTCGCCGAAGTGTTGCCCCATCAGAAGTCTGAAAAGATAGGGGAACTCCAGAAGCAGGGCTTTGTTGTGGCGATGGTGGGCGACGGTATAAACGACG encodes:
- a CDS encoding DUF302 domain-containing protein, with amino-acid sequence MKGEMNEMEKGGMKDHEKMGGMKGMKGKGKMKGGCKGHGKGMGKGHHGMHGMKGMEEQMEYSYLREVETGFDETVTRVKEELKKEGFGVLSEVRVDRLFKEKLGLDMKPYVILGACNPKFSSQLVGIDINSGLFLPCNLVVYVKDGKTYVGLLLPTKAMSITGNDELLKVASEVEEILKGVVEVV
- a CDS encoding heavy metal translocating P-type ATPase; translation: MMMEDFKKRFIISAILTIPILILSPLIQSFLGFELTFPGDHYVLFGLSAVVYFYGGWPFLKGIMDELKKKLPGMMTLIALAITVAFFYSVAVTFGLPGKTFYWELATLIDIMLLGHYIEMRSVLGASRALEELIKLMPTEAHLVTPDGIRDVPVSELKKGDMVLVKPGEKIPSDGIIVEGETSINESMLTGESKPVYKKPGDEVIGGSINLEGAIKVRIEKTGKDTYLMQVVELVRQAQETRSRTQDLANRAAFYLTLIAITAGTITLGTWLYLGKPFVFALERMVTVMVITCPHALGLAVPLVVSVSTSISAKKGILIRNREAFERAKDVQVVVFDKTGTLTEGKFEVTDIIALDQLGEEEILKYAAALEAQSSHPIAQGIVEKAKELGLEPYGVSESKVLPGKGVRGVINGKEVFVVSPGFLKEKGLWSEDERVKEVLEQGKTVVFLVLDGELVGALALADRIRPESREAIEKLHEMGIKAYMLTGDNAKVAKWVAEELGLDGFFAEVLPHQKSEKIGELQKQGFVVAMVGDGINDAPALIQADVGIAIGAGTDVAIESADIILVKNDPRDVITGVHLAKATYKKMVQNLAWATGYNTFAIPLAAGVLYSYGILLSPAAGALLMSLSTVIVAINARFLKV